The following are encoded in a window of Pseudomonas sp. St316 genomic DNA:
- the der gene encoding ribosome biogenesis GTPase Der encodes MVPVIALVGRPNVGKSTLFNRLTRTRDAIVGDLSGLTRDRQYGEAKWQGRTYILVDTGGISGDEHGMDEKMAEQSLLAIEEADVVLFLVDAKAGFTAADQMIAEHLRKRNKRSYVVANKVDNIDPDMARAEFAPLGMGQAIPIAGAHGRGITQMLEIALADFPKDAEEPEDGEEEIVAEGEEAKRIPGPSEKDGIKIAIIGRPNVGKSTLVNRMLGEDRVIVYDQPGTTRDSIYIPFERNEEKYTLIDTAGVRKRGKIHEEVEKFSVVKTLQAIKDANVVIFVMDAREGVVDHDLNLLGFALEAGRALVIAINKWDGMTPSERDFVKIELQRRLFFVDFADIHFISALHGTGVGNLYASVQNSFKSAVTRWPTNRLTQILEDAVGEHAPPMVNNRRIKLRYAHLGGANPPIIVIHGNQIEKVPKSYVRYLENTYRRVLKLVGTPIRIEFKGGENPYEGNKNTLTDRQVNKKRRLMSHHKKADKKRRDKR; translated from the coding sequence ATGGTTCCCGTAATCGCCCTGGTGGGCCGACCGAACGTCGGCAAGTCCACCTTGTTCAACCGCCTGACCAGGACTCGCGACGCCATTGTCGGCGACTTGTCCGGTCTGACCCGTGATCGCCAATACGGTGAGGCCAAGTGGCAAGGGCGTACCTATATTCTGGTCGACACCGGCGGCATCTCCGGTGATGAACACGGCATGGACGAAAAAATGGCCGAGCAGTCGCTGCTCGCCATCGAAGAAGCCGATGTGGTGCTGTTCCTGGTAGACGCCAAGGCCGGTTTTACCGCCGCCGACCAGATGATCGCCGAGCATTTGCGCAAGCGTAACAAGCGTTCCTATGTGGTCGCCAACAAGGTCGACAACATCGACCCGGACATGGCCCGCGCCGAGTTCGCGCCCTTGGGCATGGGCCAGGCGATCCCGATCGCCGGTGCTCACGGTCGTGGCATCACCCAGATGCTGGAAATCGCCCTGGCGGACTTCCCCAAGGACGCTGAAGAGCCGGAAGATGGCGAAGAAGAGATCGTTGCCGAAGGTGAGGAAGCCAAGCGCATTCCGGGCCCGAGCGAAAAAGACGGGATCAAGATCGCCATCATCGGCCGCCCGAACGTGGGCAAGTCGACGCTGGTCAACCGCATGCTCGGCGAAGACCGGGTTATTGTCTACGACCAGCCCGGCACCACCCGCGACAGTATCTACATTCCCTTCGAGCGTAACGAAGAGAAGTACACGCTGATCGACACCGCTGGTGTGCGCAAGCGCGGCAAGATCCACGAAGAAGTTGAAAAATTCTCCGTGGTCAAGACCCTGCAGGCGATCAAAGACGCCAACGTGGTGATCTTCGTGATGGACGCCCGCGAAGGCGTGGTCGATCACGACCTGAACCTGCTGGGCTTCGCCCTGGAAGCGGGTCGTGCGTTGGTCATCGCGATCAACAAGTGGGACGGCATGACGCCAAGCGAACGGGATTTCGTGAAGATCGAATTGCAGCGTCGCCTGTTCTTCGTCGACTTTGCCGACATCCACTTCATCTCGGCTCTGCACGGCACGGGCGTGGGCAACCTCTACGCTTCGGTGCAGAACTCGTTCAAGTCGGCGGTGACCCGCTGGCCGACCAACCGCCTCACCCAGATCCTCGAAGATGCGGTAGGTGAGCACGCGCCACCGATGGTCAACAACCGTCGGATCAAGCTGCGCTACGCCCACTTGGGCGGTGCCAACCCGCCGATTATCGTGATCCACGGTAACCAGATCGAGAAGGTGCCCAAGTCGTACGTTCGTTACCTGGAGAACACCTACCGTCGCGTCCTGAAGCTGGTCGGCACGCCGATCCGCATCGAGTTCAAGGGCGGCGAGAACCCGTACGAAGGCAACAAGAACACGCTCACCGACCGCCAGGTCAACAAGAAGCGCCGCTTGATGTCGCACCACAAGAAGGCCGACAAGAAGCGTCGCGACAAGCGCTGA
- the bamB gene encoding outer membrane protein assembly factor BamB, with product MRDVIRWKHAALLALAILAAGCSSNSKKELPPAELTDFKEEVVLQKQWSRSIGDGQGETYNMLVPAIDGDTIYAGDVTGVVMAMDRTNGDVKWKKDLELPVSGAVGVGYGLVMIGTLKGEIVALDASSGEEKWRARVTSEVLAPPATNGDVVVVQTQDDRLIGLDAATGNQRWLYDSTPAVLTLRGTSAPIVTNRLAVAGLSTGKVVALDISNGVPVWEQRVAIPQGRSELERVVDIDGGLLLSGGTLYVASYQGRVAALDLESGRPLWQRDASSYAGVAQGFGSVYVSLSSGTVEGVDERSTTALWSNDSLARRQLSAPEVFSSYVAVGDLEGYLHLLSQVDGRFVGRERIDSDGLRARPLVVGNMIYVYGNSGKLEALTIK from the coding sequence ATGCGTGACGTGATCCGTTGGAAACATGCAGCATTGCTGGCCCTGGCCATTCTGGCCGCGGGTTGCAGCAGCAACAGCAAGAAAGAACTGCCTCCGGCCGAACTGACCGACTTCAAAGAAGAAGTCGTGCTGCAGAAGCAGTGGAGCCGTTCCATCGGCGATGGCCAGGGCGAAACCTACAACATGCTGGTGCCGGCCATTGACGGCGACACCATCTATGCAGGTGATGTCACGGGCGTGGTGATGGCAATGGACCGCACCAACGGTGACGTCAAATGGAAGAAAGATCTTGAGCTGCCTGTTTCCGGCGCCGTTGGCGTGGGTTATGGCCTGGTCATGATCGGCACGCTCAAGGGTGAGATCGTCGCCCTGGACGCGAGCAGCGGTGAAGAGAAGTGGCGCGCCCGCGTGACCAGTGAAGTGCTCGCACCGCCGGCCACCAACGGTGACGTGGTCGTTGTCCAGACTCAGGACGACCGCCTGATCGGCCTGGATGCCGCTACTGGCAACCAGCGCTGGTTGTACGACAGCACCCCGGCAGTACTGACCCTGCGCGGCACCAGCGCGCCGATCGTCACCAACCGCCTGGCGGTGGCTGGCTTGTCGACCGGTAAAGTGGTGGCCCTGGATATTTCCAACGGCGTGCCGGTCTGGGAACAGCGCGTAGCGATCCCGCAAGGTCGTTCGGAGCTGGAGCGTGTGGTCGACATCGACGGCGGCTTGCTGCTGTCCGGCGGTACGCTTTACGTCGCCAGCTACCAGGGTCGCGTCGCGGCGCTGGACCTGGAAAGCGGTCGTCCGCTGTGGCAACGCGATGCGTCCAGCTACGCCGGTGTCGCCCAAGGCTTTGGCAGCGTCTACGTGAGCCTGTCCTCGGGCACCGTCGAAGGCGTTGACGAGCGTTCCACCACCGCATTGTGGAGCAACGACTCCCTGGCCCGTCGTCAACTGTCGGCCCCGGAAGTGTTCTCCAGCTACGTTGCAGTGGGTGACCTGGAAGGTTACCTGCACCTGCTCAGCCAGGTGGACGGTCGGTTCGTCGGCCGTGAGCGCATCGACAGCGACGGCCTGCGTGCCCGTCCGCTGGTGGTGGGCAACATGATCTATGTGTATGGCAACAGCGGCAAACTGGAAGCCCTGACCATCAAGTAA
- a CDS encoding tetratricopeptide repeat protein, translating to MSSTEDEQLADLKDWWTRNGKPLVTGGLLALVIVFGWQAYQKYQSNQSQGASVLYQQLLETTLTPDGKPDAARVADLAGKLDKEFGGTAYAQYGHLFVAKVAVDSGKLDDAATELKGIVDKPANPTLGEVARQRLAQVLAAQNKTEDALKLLDGDADKAFLATREELKGDLLVQLGRADEAHAAYQKAKAALSDEAAVGGLQIKLDDLAKGDA from the coding sequence GTGTCGAGTACCGAAGATGAACAGCTGGCGGATTTGAAGGACTGGTGGACGCGCAACGGCAAGCCGCTGGTCACTGGCGGCCTGTTGGCGCTGGTCATCGTGTTCGGCTGGCAGGCCTACCAGAAATACCAGAGCAACCAGTCGCAAGGCGCCTCGGTGCTCTACCAGCAATTGCTGGAAACCACCCTGACTCCGGACGGCAAGCCTGACGCTGCACGCGTGGCGGACCTGGCCGGCAAGCTGGACAAGGAATTCGGCGGCACCGCCTACGCCCAATACGGCCATCTGTTCGTGGCCAAGGTGGCGGTGGACAGCGGCAAGCTGGACGACGCGGCCACCGAGCTCAAAGGTATCGTCGACAAGCCGGCCAACCCGACCCTGGGCGAAGTGGCGCGTCAGCGCCTGGCGCAGGTGCTGGCGGCACAGAACAAGACCGAAGACGCATTGAAGCTGCTCGACGGTGATGCCGACAAGGCATTCCTGGCGACCCGCGAAGAACTCAAGGGCGACCTGCTGGTACAGCTGGGCCGTGCCGATGAGGCCCATGCGGCCTACCAAAAAGCCAAGGCTGCGCTGTCGGATGAGGCAGCAGTCGGTGGCCTGCAAATCAAGCTGGACGACCTGGCCAAAGGGGATGCGTGA
- the hisS gene encoding histidine--tRNA ligase, translated as MSKSLQAIRGMNDILPEQTPLWRYFESTVARLLDNYGYRQIRMPIVEFTELFKRSIGEVTDIVEKEMYTFDDRNGDSLTLRPEGTAACVRAVLEHGITGGGQVQKLWYVGPMFRHERPQKGRYRQFHQIGLEVFNLEGPDIDAELIVMTWRLWGELGLRDAVKLELNSLGTSESRGRYREALVEFLSAHLDKLDEDSQRRLKTNPLRVLDTKNAETQAVLVDAPKMADYLDDESRAHFEGLKARLDAVGIPYVINPKLVRGLDYYSKTVFEWVTDKLGAQGTVCAGGRYDGLVEQMGGKPTPGVGFAMGIERLVLMLEALDKVPEELSRQVDVYLCAFGEAAELAALSLSERIRDQLPNLRLQINAGAGSFKSQFKKADKSGALYALILGDDEMAQQVVGFKPLRGQGEQQSIAWDALAAHLATCVVQG; from the coding sequence GTGAGCAAGTCCCTGCAAGCCATTCGTGGCATGAACGACATCCTGCCCGAGCAGACGCCCCTGTGGCGTTATTTCGAGAGTACTGTGGCGCGCCTGCTGGATAACTACGGCTATCGGCAGATCCGCATGCCGATCGTCGAGTTCACCGAGCTGTTCAAACGCTCCATCGGTGAAGTGACCGACATCGTCGAAAAAGAGATGTACACCTTCGACGACCGCAACGGCGACTCCCTGACCCTGCGCCCCGAAGGCACGGCGGCCTGCGTGCGTGCGGTGCTCGAGCACGGCATCACCGGCGGCGGCCAGGTGCAGAAACTCTGGTACGTCGGCCCGATGTTCCGTCACGAGCGTCCGCAGAAAGGCCGTTATCGCCAGTTCCACCAGATTGGCCTGGAGGTGTTCAACCTCGAGGGTCCGGACATCGACGCCGAGCTGATCGTCATGACCTGGCGCCTGTGGGGCGAGCTGGGGCTTCGCGATGCGGTCAAGCTCGAGCTCAACAGCCTGGGCACCAGCGAGTCCCGTGGCCGCTACCGTGAAGCGTTGGTGGAGTTTCTTTCCGCCCACCTGGACAAGCTCGACGAAGACAGCCAGCGCCGTCTGAAGACCAACCCACTGCGTGTGCTCGACACCAAGAATGCCGAGACCCAGGCGGTTTTGGTCGATGCGCCGAAAATGGCGGACTACCTCGACGACGAATCCCGTGCGCACTTCGAAGGGCTGAAGGCGCGTCTCGACGCCGTGGGCATTCCTTACGTGATCAACCCCAAGTTGGTCCGTGGCCTGGACTACTACAGCAAGACCGTCTTCGAGTGGGTCACCGACAAGCTCGGCGCCCAAGGCACTGTATGTGCCGGTGGCCGCTACGACGGGCTGGTGGAGCAGATGGGCGGCAAGCCGACTCCGGGCGTTGGCTTTGCCATGGGTATCGAGCGCCTGGTGCTGATGCTTGAAGCCTTGGACAAGGTTCCCGAAGAACTGTCCCGTCAGGTCGACGTCTACCTGTGCGCCTTTGGCGAGGCCGCCGAGCTGGCAGCCCTGTCGTTGAGCGAGCGGATCCGCGACCAGTTGCCCAACCTGCGCCTGCAGATCAACGCCGGCGCCGGCAGCTTCAAGAGCCAATTCAAGAAGGCCGACAAGAGCGGTGCGCTGTACGCACTGATCCTCGGTGACGACGAAATGGCCCAACAAGTGGTAGGTTTCAAACCCCTGCGTGGCCAGGGCGAACAACAAAGTATTGCCTGGGATGCGCTTGCTGCACACCTGGCCACCTGCGTCGTGCAGGGTTGA
- the ispG gene encoding flavodoxin-dependent (E)-4-hydroxy-3-methylbut-2-enyl-diphosphate synthase, producing MHGESPIKRRESRKIWVGNVPVGGDAPIAVQSMTNSDTNDVAATVAQINRLEAAGVDIVRVSVPDMDAAEAFGKIKQLVKVPLVADIHFDYRIALRVAELGVDCLRINPGNIGREDRVRAVVDAARDRGIPIRIGVNAGSLEKDLQKKYGEPTPAALVESALRHVEHLERLNFQDFKVSVKASDVFMAVEAYRLLAKEIVQPLHLGITEAGGLRSGTVKSAVGLGMLLAEGIGDTIRISLAADPVEEVKVGYDILKSLHLRSRGINFIACPSCSRQNFDVVKTMNELEGRLEDLLVPLDVAVIGCVVNGPGEAKEAHIGLTGGTPNLIYIDGKPSQKLTNDNLVDELERLIRQKAAEKVEADAAVIARG from the coding sequence ATGCACGGCGAATCTCCAATCAAGCGTCGCGAATCCCGAAAAATCTGGGTCGGCAACGTGCCCGTGGGCGGCGATGCGCCTATCGCTGTGCAGAGCATGACCAACAGCGACACCAATGACGTGGCCGCCACGGTCGCGCAGATCAACCGCCTGGAAGCCGCCGGTGTCGACATCGTGCGCGTATCGGTGCCGGACATGGATGCCGCCGAGGCGTTCGGCAAGATCAAGCAACTGGTCAAGGTCCCGTTGGTGGCCGACATCCACTTCGACTACCGCATCGCCCTGCGCGTGGCCGAGCTGGGTGTCGATTGCCTGCGCATCAACCCGGGCAACATCGGTCGCGAAGACCGTGTACGTGCCGTGGTGGATGCCGCCCGCGACCGGGGTATCCCGATCCGCATCGGCGTGAACGCCGGTTCCCTGGAAAAAGACCTGCAAAAGAAATACGGCGAACCGACCCCGGCCGCGCTGGTGGAGTCTGCCCTGCGCCACGTCGAGCACCTGGAACGCCTGAATTTCCAGGACTTCAAGGTCAGCGTGAAGGCCTCCGACGTGTTCATGGCCGTCGAAGCCTACCGCCTGCTGGCCAAGGAAATCGTCCAGCCGCTGCACCTGGGCATCACCGAAGCCGGTGGGTTGCGTTCGGGCACGGTGAAATCCGCCGTCGGCCTCGGTATGCTGCTCGCCGAAGGGATTGGCGATACCATCCGCATCTCGTTGGCGGCCGACCCGGTCGAGGAAGTGAAGGTCGGCTACGACATTCTCAAGTCCCTGCACCTGCGTTCCCGTGGCATCAACTTCATCGCCTGCCCGAGCTGCTCGCGGCAGAATTTCGATGTGGTCAAGACCATGAACGAGCTGGAAGGGCGCCTCGAAGACCTGCTGGTGCCGCTGGATGTCGCGGTGATCGGTTGCGTGGTCAACGGGCCGGGCGAAGCCAAGGAGGCCCACATCGGCCTGACTGGCGGTACACCGAACCTGATTTACATCGACGGCAAGCCGTCGCAGAAACTGACGAATGACAATCTGGTGGATGAGCTGGAACGGCTGATTCGCCAGAAAGCGGCCGAAAAGGTCGAAGCCGACGCAGCGGTCATCGCGCGCGGTTAA
- a CDS encoding RodZ family helix-turn-helix domain-containing protein yields MKAAHPEVVAATRVNPGETLRQARESNGWSLAEVALKLNLTVASLGNLEAGAFDKLPGHTFARGYIRAYAKLLGMDQTVLVQQFDQYTGSDAQGSSVHSLGRIEEPVRVSHTILRIVSLLLLIAVIGGGFVWWQDQASLRNKEPVAMNPEHVEVEGADGTTQIHPLDEPEDQAVVEGQAEGETALALPGQDAADAQAGAEPASPAPAPAAPTAPAAPSPGTAPIATAPAAPSTPAPTATHAAPAAPVVPAAPVAAVAPAAGEGQVQIQFVADCWTQISDGNGKVLFSGLKRKGDSTAINGKPPFAVRLGYARGAQVSYNGQPVDIAPFTSGETARLKLGQ; encoded by the coding sequence ATGAAAGCGGCGCATCCCGAAGTTGTAGCAGCGACTCGCGTAAATCCTGGTGAGACCCTGCGTCAAGCCCGCGAAAGCAATGGTTGGTCGCTGGCCGAAGTGGCCCTCAAGCTCAATCTTACCGTGGCGTCCTTGGGCAATCTGGAAGCGGGCGCGTTCGACAAGCTGCCAGGGCATACCTTTGCCCGGGGCTATATCCGTGCCTACGCCAAGTTGCTCGGCATGGACCAGACCGTGCTGGTCCAGCAATTCGATCAATACACCGGCTCCGATGCCCAGGGCAGCAGCGTGCACAGCCTGGGTCGCATCGAGGAGCCCGTTCGCGTTTCCCACACCATTTTGCGAATCGTCAGCCTGTTGCTGCTGATCGCGGTAATTGGTGGCGGTTTTGTCTGGTGGCAGGACCAGGCTTCCTTGCGCAACAAGGAGCCGGTCGCCATGAACCCTGAGCACGTTGAAGTCGAAGGCGCCGACGGCACCACCCAGATCCATCCGCTGGACGAGCCGGAAGACCAGGCTGTCGTCGAAGGCCAGGCCGAAGGCGAAACCGCCCTGGCGTTGCCGGGCCAGGACGCCGCCGATGCCCAAGCGGGTGCCGAGCCAGCTTCTCCGGCCCCTGCGCCCGCTGCACCAACAGCGCCGGCTGCACCGAGCCCCGGCACCGCACCGATTGCCACGGCGCCTGCCGCCCCAAGCACGCCAGCGCCGACCGCGACCCACGCCGCGCCAGCCGCTCCCGTTGTCCCGGCAGCGCCAGTGGCTGCGGTGGCGCCTGCGGCAGGTGAAGGCCAGGTGCAGATTCAGTTTGTCGCCGACTGCTGGACGCAGATCAGCGACGGCAACGGCAAGGTGCTGTTCAGTGGCCTCAAGCGCAAGGGCGACAGCACCGCCATCAACGGCAAGCCACCCTTTGCCGTACGCCTGGGTTATGCCCGTGGCGCGCAGGTCAGCTACAACGGCCAGCCGGTCGACATCGCTCCGTTCACCAGTGGCGAGACCGCTCGCCTGAAGTTGGGTCAATAA
- the pilW gene encoding type IV pilus biogenesis/stability protein PilW, with amino-acid sequence MSLRFALVLLLAGLCSGCVLSGDYNPMRTSKGRDEARGAYVQLGIGYLQQGMTERAKVPLKKALELDDSDPDANAALALVFQAEMEPDLADEHFRKALSARPQDARILNNYGSFLFEQKRYKEAYERFEQAAADTLYPERSRVFENLGMTAAQLGQRDLARQQLEKALRLNRQQPRALLEMAELSYEDRHYVPARDYYERFSLLSEQNARSLLLGVRLAHVFEDRDKAASYGLQLKRLYPGTPEYQQYLSEQ; translated from the coding sequence ATGTCCCTGCGCTTCGCGCTCGTTTTGCTGTTGGCCGGCCTTTGTTCCGGTTGTGTCCTGTCGGGTGACTACAACCCGATGAGGACCAGCAAAGGGCGCGACGAGGCGCGTGGGGCCTACGTGCAGCTGGGCATTGGCTACTTGCAGCAGGGCATGACCGAGCGGGCCAAGGTGCCGCTCAAGAAAGCCTTGGAACTGGACGACTCCGACCCTGATGCCAACGCGGCCCTGGCCCTGGTGTTCCAGGCCGAGATGGAGCCGGATCTGGCCGACGAGCATTTTCGCAAGGCGCTGTCTGCCCGCCCGCAAGACGCACGGATCCTGAACAACTACGGCAGCTTTCTTTTCGAGCAAAAACGTTACAAGGAAGCCTACGAGCGCTTCGAGCAGGCTGCCGCCGACACCCTTTACCCTGAGCGTTCGCGGGTTTTCGAAAACCTCGGCATGACGGCCGCGCAGCTTGGCCAGCGTGACCTGGCCCGCCAGCAGCTGGAAAAGGCGCTGCGGCTCAACCGCCAGCAACCGCGGGCGCTGCTGGAAATGGCTGAGTTGTCCTACGAAGACAGGCATTATGTGCCCGCGCGTGACTACTACGAACGTTTTAGCCTGCTGAGCGAGCAAAATGCACGTAGTCTATTGCTCGGCGTTCGGCTGGCACATGTGTTTGAAGATCGCGACAAGGCTGCAAGCTACGGCCTGCAACTCAAAAGACTCTATCCCGGTACGCCGGAATATCAGCAATACCTGTCGGAGCAATGA
- the rlmN gene encoding 23S rRNA (adenine(2503)-C(2))-methyltransferase RlmN → MTTSTVKTNLLGLTQPEMEKFFDSIGEKRFRAGQVMKWIHHFGVDDFDAMTNVGKALREKLKTVAEIRGPEVVSQDISSDGTRKWVVRVASGSCVETVYIPQGKRGTLCVSSQAGCALDCSFCSTGKQGFNSNLTAAEVIGQVWIANKSFGSVPATVDRAITNVVMMGMGEPLLNFDNVVSAMHLMMDDLGYGISKRRVTLSTSGVVPMIDELAKHIDVSLALSLHAPNDALRNQLVPINKKYPLKMLLESCQRYMSSLGEKRVLTIEYTLLKDVNDKVEHAVEMIELLKNIPCKINLIPFNPFPHSGYERPSNNAIRRFQDQLHHAGFNVTVRTTRGEDIDAACGQLVGQVLDRTRRSERYIAVRELNAADDAVQNAANSH, encoded by the coding sequence ATGACTACATCGACTGTTAAAACCAATCTGCTGGGGCTGACCCAGCCGGAAATGGAGAAATTCTTCGACTCGATCGGGGAGAAGCGTTTCCGTGCCGGTCAGGTGATGAAATGGATTCACCACTTTGGCGTCGACGACTTCGACGCCATGACGAATGTCGGCAAGGCCCTGCGCGAAAAGCTCAAGACTGTTGCCGAGATTCGCGGCCCCGAAGTGGTCAGCCAGGACATTTCCAGCGACGGCACCCGTAAGTGGGTGGTGCGCGTGGCGTCCGGCAGTTGCGTCGAGACCGTCTACATTCCCCAGGGCAAACGCGGCACCTTGTGCGTTTCGTCCCAGGCAGGCTGTGCCCTGGATTGCAGTTTCTGCTCCACCGGCAAGCAAGGCTTCAACAGCAACCTCACCGCCGCCGAAGTGATCGGCCAGGTGTGGATTGCCAACAAATCCTTTGGCAGCGTCCCGGCGACCGTCGACCGTGCCATCACCAACGTGGTGATGATGGGCATGGGTGAGCCGCTGCTGAACTTCGACAACGTCGTTTCCGCCATGCACCTGATGATGGACGACCTGGGCTACGGCATCTCCAAGCGCCGCGTGACCCTGTCCACCTCCGGCGTGGTGCCGATGATCGATGAGCTGGCCAAGCACATCGACGTCTCCCTGGCGTTGTCGCTGCACGCACCCAATGACGCATTGCGTAACCAATTGGTGCCGATCAACAAGAAGTATCCGCTTAAGATGCTGCTTGAGTCGTGCCAGCGCTACATGTCGTCCCTGGGCGAAAAGCGCGTGCTGACCATCGAGTACACACTGCTCAAGGATGTGAACGACAAGGTCGAGCACGCTGTCGAGATGATTGAGCTGCTCAAGAACATCCCGTGCAAGATCAACCTGATCCCGTTCAACCCGTTCCCGCATTCCGGTTACGAGCGTCCGAGCAACAACGCGATTCGTCGCTTCCAGGATCAGCTTCACCACGCTGGCTTCAACGTCACCGTGCGCACCACCCGCGGCGAAGACATCGACGCCGCTTGTGGCCAATTGGTAGGACAGGTGCTGGATCGCACCCGTCGCAGCGAGCGCTACATTGCCGTGCGTGAGTTGAACGCCGCGGACGATGCGGTGCAAAACGCTGCGAACAGTCACTAA
- the ndk gene encoding nucleoside-diphosphate kinase yields MAVQRTFSIIKPDAVAKNVIGKIVTRFEDAGLRVVASKMKQLSKAEAEGFYAEHSERGFFGELVAFMTSGPVVVQVLEGENAIARNRELMGATNPKEAAAGTIRADFAESIDANAVHGSDSEAAAAREIAYFFAATEVTAR; encoded by the coding sequence ATGGCTGTTCAACGTACTTTCTCCATCATCAAGCCTGACGCCGTTGCTAAAAACGTGATCGGCAAGATCGTTACCCGCTTCGAAGACGCTGGCCTGCGCGTTGTAGCTTCGAAAATGAAGCAACTGTCCAAGGCCGAAGCCGAAGGCTTCTACGCTGAGCACAGCGAGCGCGGTTTCTTCGGTGAGCTGGTTGCCTTCATGACTTCCGGTCCGGTTGTCGTTCAGGTTCTGGAAGGCGAAAACGCTATCGCTCGCAACCGTGAGCTGATGGGCGCTACCAACCCTAAAGAAGCCGCTGCCGGCACCATCCGTGCTGACTTCGCTGAGTCCATCGACGCCAACGCCGTTCACGGTTCGGACTCCGAAGCCGCTGCTGCTCGCGAAATCGCTTACTTTTTCGCTGCTACTGAAGTAACCGCTCGCTAA
- the iscX gene encoding Fe-S cluster assembly protein IscX produces the protein MSYGWNDVQRIAEELAEAKPDVNPLTVNFVDLQRWIMELPDFDNTSGRCGEKVLEAVQTLWIEEID, from the coding sequence ATGAGCTATGGTTGGAATGATGTACAACGCATCGCAGAAGAACTGGCCGAAGCCAAGCCGGACGTGAATCCGTTGACTGTGAATTTTGTCGATTTGCAGCGCTGGATCATGGAGCTTCCCGATTTCGACAATACCTCTGGCCGTTGTGGCGAGAAGGTCTTGGAAGCGGTCCAGACGCTCTGGATCGAAGAAATCGACTGA
- the fdx gene encoding ISC system 2Fe-2S type ferredoxin has protein sequence MPQIIFLPHAEHCPDGMVVEAETGKSLLEVAHDNHIEIESACGGVCACTTCHCIIREGFDSLNEADELEEDYLDRAWGLEPTSRLTCQAKVGTEDLVVEIPKYSLNHAAEAPH, from the coding sequence ATGCCGCAGATCATTTTCCTGCCACACGCCGAGCATTGCCCGGACGGTATGGTGGTCGAGGCCGAAACCGGCAAGTCCCTGCTTGAGGTGGCCCATGACAACCACATCGAGATCGAGAGCGCCTGTGGCGGTGTCTGTGCCTGCACCACGTGCCATTGCATCATTCGCGAAGGTTTCGACTCGCTGAATGAGGCCGATGAGCTGGAAGAAGACTACCTTGATAGGGCCTGGGGCCTGGAACCGACGTCGCGCCTGACCTGTCAGGCCAAGGTCGGCACCGAAGACCTGGTGGTCGAAATTCCGAAATATTCGCTGAACCATGCGGCCGAAGCGCCGCACTGA